Proteins encoded within one genomic window of Haloarcula marismortui ATCC 43049:
- a CDS encoding IclR family transcriptional regulator, translating into MTEREPSTRRIKSMQTASEVLRELQSQSEATLSDLCGNIDVAKSTLHTYLQTLVAEGFIDKSDGVYRLGLRFIPLGESVRNRIDLYQLGKEEVKRLAEETNEWVHLTVAYRSREVTLYEHNGGETVAVDYQRRTRESPQYLHCTATGKALLAYFDDDRVTETVATEGLVQQTEQTITDPDELREELEEIRARGYAVNDEEEIRGMRSVGAPIQDVDGTVCGAISVTAPKTRLSGDYLYNDLPELVMEAANIIEINLESAAASGE; encoded by the coding sequence ATGACTGAACGCGAGCCATCGACCCGACGAATCAAGTCAATGCAGACTGCCAGTGAGGTCCTGCGTGAACTTCAGTCACAGTCTGAGGCGACGCTTTCCGATCTCTGTGGGAATATAGATGTTGCCAAAAGTACACTACATACGTACCTACAGACACTCGTTGCTGAGGGCTTTATCGATAAGTCAGACGGGGTATATCGGTTGGGGCTGCGGTTCATACCACTCGGTGAAAGCGTTCGGAATCGGATCGACCTCTATCAGCTCGGAAAAGAGGAAGTGAAGCGCCTAGCCGAAGAGACAAACGAATGGGTCCATCTCACAGTTGCGTACCGGAGCAGGGAGGTGACGCTGTACGAGCATAATGGGGGCGAAACTGTCGCTGTGGATTATCAACGGCGAACCAGGGAATCCCCACAGTACCTCCACTGTACTGCGACCGGAAAAGCGCTGCTGGCATATTTCGATGACGATCGGGTCACTGAAACAGTGGCTACCGAAGGACTTGTTCAGCAGACAGAGCAGACAATCACTGACCCCGACGAGCTACGGGAAGAACTCGAAGAAATTCGAGCGCGGGGGTACGCGGTAAACGATGAGGAGGAAATTCGGGGCATGCGGTCTGTAGGCGCTCCGATTCAAGACGTGGACGGTACGGTCTGTGGAGCAATCAGTGTGACCGCACCGAAAACGCGGCTCTCCGGTGACTACCTCTACAATGACCTTCCAGAATTGGTAATGGAGGCAGCAAACATCATCGAGATCAATTTGGAGTCCGCAGCCGCCAGCGGTGAGTAG
- a CDS encoding NAD(P)-binding protein — protein MFEIATAKVDNMRVSIVGGGFAGLAAAQLAEEVTSDVHLYDKGTYSGDRRGAWGEMVWDYSQLPLDRHVPGYVREATTGIFIGSDGKTAINVPDGVILNRGELEKHWASTLEETEIIADAEVDEAEFRKLSAESDLLIDATGQFPISRRFTSLSYDVACPTLSGRIEADFSHLYPEPRALAYENYFLWIVPQSPDEATIGLGCQEDKSPAELYEDMRQLLAEVDIEPPERETLYSGTDVSNGLRSLSDCSYELNDCTVHIAGDAIGLANRLTGFGMVHAAQSGQAAVRSFVQGESYTRRLLCQNFWTKAVTGVVSPVHHTIGLDGIARLAKSDIEYQESFEPQQPTDILSAVRIFI, from the coding sequence ATGTTTGAAATAGCTACCGCCAAAGTGGACAATATGAGGGTTTCTATTGTCGGCGGGGGCTTCGCCGGATTAGCAGCAGCGCAACTGGCAGAAGAGGTTACATCAGACGTACATCTCTACGATAAGGGCACATACAGCGGTGACCGAAGAGGCGCCTGGGGAGAGATGGTCTGGGACTACTCACAATTGCCACTAGATCGGCACGTTCCGGGCTACGTCAGGGAAGCTACAACCGGGATATTTATCGGTTCCGACGGGAAGACTGCGATAAATGTCCCTGATGGTGTAATACTGAATAGAGGGGAATTAGAGAAACACTGGGCAAGCACGCTCGAAGAAACAGAGATTATAGCGGACGCAGAAGTTGACGAAGCGGAGTTTCGGAAGCTGTCTGCGGAATCAGATCTGCTAATTGATGCCACCGGGCAGTTCCCGATCTCAAGGCGGTTCACGTCCCTGTCATATGACGTGGCGTGTCCGACGCTGAGCGGGAGGATAGAAGCCGACTTCTCACACCTGTATCCAGAACCAAGAGCGCTTGCGTACGAGAATTACTTCCTCTGGATCGTGCCACAATCGCCAGACGAAGCAACTATCGGGCTTGGTTGCCAGGAGGACAAGTCTCCTGCCGAACTGTATGAGGATATGCGACAGTTGCTTGCAGAAGTCGACATTGAGCCCCCGGAACGTGAGACCCTGTACAGCGGAACCGACGTTTCAAACGGCCTACGAAGTCTCTCAGACTGCTCGTACGAGCTAAACGACTGTACAGTACATATCGCGGGCGATGCAATCGGACTGGCGAACCGCCTGACGGGCTTTGGAATGGTACATGCGGCACAGTCCGGCCAAGCTGCGGTGAGGTCCTTTGTGCAGGGGGAGTCGTATACACGCAGGTTGTTGTGCCAGAACTTCTGGACGAAAGCTGTCACTGGTGTGGTTTCGCCCGTCCATCACACCATCGGGTTGGACGGAATAGCTCGTCTGGCAAAGTCTGATATTGAGTATCAGGAGAGTTTCGAGCCCCAGCAGCCGACAGATATTCTGAGTGCTGTTCGAATCTTCATTTAA
- a CDS encoding IS6 family transposase, with amino-acid sequence MQLADLLRETLDEDSQDVWENERTPTPVRRFGVRLHTAGLSIRETVAVLDLLGVDRSHGAVWNWVHTLSEAQSDPPTAEPSRVAVDEKQIEIDGEKKWLYAAVDTESKLLLEVDVFSRRGTDPAAAFLHRLTQKHDVDDTVFLVDAGGYLTALSRHDLSGRLDYRIRNHIEKWFQTVTMRIDRFHSYWRGSQSSAKQWLRRFRHHYNHERPNQALNGRTPAEEIQN; translated from the coding sequence ATGCAACTCGCAGACCTCCTCAGAGAAACGTTGGATGAGGACAGTCAAGACGTTTGGGAGAATGAGCGCACCCCGACACCCGTCCGGCGGTTTGGGGTGCGTCTCCATACTGCGGGGCTATCGATTAGGGAGACGGTTGCTGTCCTAGACCTGCTGGGTGTCGATCGCTCTCACGGAGCAGTCTGGAATTGGGTGCATACACTGTCTGAAGCACAGAGCGACCCGCCGACGGCGGAGCCGTCGCGGGTCGCGGTCGATGAGAAACAAATCGAGATTGACGGAGAAAAGAAGTGGTTGTACGCCGCTGTTGACACCGAATCAAAGTTGCTGCTCGAAGTGGACGTGTTCAGCCGCCGCGGGACTGACCCCGCGGCGGCGTTCCTGCATCGACTCACTCAGAAACATGATGTCGATGATACAGTGTTTCTCGTCGATGCTGGCGGCTATCTGACTGCCCTCTCACGTCATGATTTGAGCGGTCGGCTTGACTACCGAATCCGGAACCATATCGAAAAGTGGTTCCAGACTGTGACCATGCGCATCGACCGCTTTCACTCTTACTGGCGGGGCAGTCAATCCAGCGCGAAACAGTGGTTACGACGCTTCAGACACCACTACAACCACGAACGACCGAACCAAGCGCTCAACGGACGAACGCCAGCTGAGGAGATTCAGAACTAG
- a CDS encoding ParA family protein, protein MLTYTVYSEAGGVGKTTMAANLAVADARAGHDVLAIDMDPQEGSLSFLFDVADHRTDSEADSLVRHLVERPRGPFSDLIETSEGVDVLPAHNSLEVLSKHLRRREEEAADFGENWNPNVQLLRVLKDAGVPSEYDTVIIDPPATADVKLYNALHATRNLVIPFEPSGKGQQSVAGLADLVTGLEDTLDINVGVLAAVPNRFKGTNDQEEMLKRLQAESYDIPVVFRERTSLLEGCWRKQCSAFKYIEEHRSRERDYEIETLEQFEELAAHLRQTREQEATA, encoded by the coding sequence ATGCTGACCTACACCGTGTACAGCGAGGCCGGCGGTGTCGGCAAGACAACGATGGCGGCGAATCTCGCTGTCGCCGACGCCCGTGCTGGTCACGACGTACTCGCAATCGATATGGACCCACAGGAGGGGAGCCTCTCATTCCTGTTTGACGTTGCGGACCACCGAACTGACTCAGAGGCCGATAGCCTAGTTCGGCATCTTGTCGAGCGGCCACGCGGTCCCTTCTCTGACCTCATTGAAACCTCAGAGGGTGTCGATGTCCTTCCCGCACACAATTCTCTGGAAGTGCTCTCGAAACACCTCCGGCGTCGCGAGGAGGAAGCAGCGGACTTCGGCGAGAACTGGAACCCCAACGTCCAGCTCCTACGTGTGCTAAAAGACGCGGGCGTTCCGTCCGAGTATGACACCGTCATCATCGATCCACCGGCGACTGCGGACGTGAAACTGTACAACGCATTGCACGCGACGCGGAACCTCGTCATTCCGTTCGAGCCGAGTGGGAAGGGACAGCAGTCCGTTGCGGGACTTGCAGACCTCGTTACCGGCCTTGAAGACACGCTGGACATTAACGTGGGCGTGTTAGCTGCAGTACCGAACCGATTCAAAGGAACGAACGATCAAGAAGAGATGCTCAAACGACTCCAGGCGGAATCGTACGACATCCCGGTAGTGTTTCGTGAACGAACGTCCTTGCTCGAAGGGTGTTGGCGCAAGCAGTGTTCGGCGTTCAAATATATCGAAGAACATCGGAGTCGGGAACGTGACTACGAAATCGAAACGCTGGAACAGTTCGAGGAACTGGCGGCACACCTCCGCCAGACCCGCGAACAGGAGGCAACAGCATGA
- a CDS encoding tyrosine-type recombinase/integrase, translating into MTETRYSTMDLADCKAFYRETVVPAMKDDGLNPTTETPTYAWLNGRFPGLVKHLQRRFDLSPGQFYDEIEVPEDEKASEPFDFLSDNTQRAIEEYLAELSTRRGRADATIDTRRSILRRYAKVYTNIHDTKDLLAPLENPDERVAEMDRVAATFDALDQLDEALTTLASRRKYVQDTRQFYKHLVMFGGAAYNPLADLEIRFGWDTTPSWDNKALDRDAVQRLYAAATELRDRFIVVACCGWGLRPSEVASLHIRQLNLDPDDNSHSYIEFADGERKNGPGTVALLAGLKTVTERIEALSDPDWNGYLLPSSAATTGHLTAETVRRRFKSVAEVADITVDGDRPTPKTGRRFWYTTYGAAVRRVAERFEDVAAEQGSASAQVVLDNYLSESEARSHRRAEMREALAGLFDE; encoded by the coding sequence ATGACTGAAACCCGCTATTCGACGATGGACTTGGCTGACTGCAAAGCATTCTACCGTGAGACTGTTGTGCCGGCGATGAAAGACGACGGCCTCAATCCAACCACTGAAACCCCCACATATGCGTGGCTGAACGGACGGTTTCCGGGACTTGTCAAGCACCTCCAGCGCCGATTCGACCTGTCTCCGGGGCAGTTCTACGACGAGATCGAAGTGCCGGAAGACGAGAAGGCGTCGGAGCCATTCGATTTTCTCTCTGATAACACACAGCGAGCCATTGAGGAGTACCTCGCCGAGCTTTCGACTCGACGTGGGCGTGCTGATGCGACAATCGACACACGTCGGTCGATTTTGCGACGGTACGCAAAAGTATATACCAATATCCACGATACAAAAGATTTGCTCGCACCGCTGGAGAATCCCGATGAACGCGTTGCTGAAATGGATCGGGTTGCAGCGACCTTCGACGCACTTGACCAACTGGACGAAGCCCTGACGACGCTTGCATCACGGCGTAAATACGTTCAGGACACACGGCAGTTCTACAAGCACTTGGTGATGTTTGGCGGTGCCGCGTACAATCCGCTTGCTGACCTCGAAATCCGATTTGGGTGGGATACGACTCCATCCTGGGACAACAAGGCACTCGATAGAGACGCCGTTCAGCGTCTCTATGCAGCGGCGACTGAGCTACGCGACCGATTTATCGTGGTCGCATGTTGCGGGTGGGGGCTTCGACCGAGCGAAGTGGCCTCGCTCCATATCCGGCAGCTCAACCTTGATCCGGATGATAACTCTCATTCGTACATAGAATTCGCCGACGGCGAGCGGAAAAACGGTCCTGGGACCGTAGCTTTGCTTGCCGGTCTGAAGACGGTTACTGAGCGTATTGAAGCACTCTCTGATCCGGATTGGAACGGCTATTTGCTCCCTTCATCGGCTGCCACCACTGGCCACCTGACCGCTGAAACCGTTCGCCGACGGTTCAAGTCAGTGGCAGAAGTCGCGGATATCACCGTTGATGGTGACAGGCCGACGCCGAAAACGGGTCGTCGATTCTGGTACACGACGTACGGCGCCGCTGTCCGGCGGGTTGCAGAGCGGTTTGAAGACGTCGCAGCTGAGCAGGGGTCGGCGTCTGCGCAAGTTGTGCTCGACAACTATCTGTCGGAGTCTGAAGCACGGTCGCACCGTCGGGCAGAGATGCGAGAGGCGCTCGCGGGGTTGTTTGATGAGTAG
- a CDS encoding bile acid:sodium symporter family protein yields MSRAASKYFVVWVVILAGLALVRPDPFIPVLDYVSPLLGLIMLGMGLTLQPADFQRLIKEPVDIGIGAVTQWLVMPAAAYGLYVLLDLPDAVGIGLILVGAAPGGTASNVMAYLGRGDVALSVAITTLTTLAAPIVMPAWVVFTLGEQINVTFAEMFQSIIQIVIIPVFLGFTIRYLLDRYSPKAAEIGTDVFPVISVAAIVAIVAGVVGANVDNILTAGLLVLVAVVTHNAIGLGSGYGVGRATGMSTDRVRTCAFEVGLQNSGLAVALATTLFEPAAALIPALFSVWHNITGPALASFFSWQDSGQKSVEAVPSDD; encoded by the coding sequence GTGAGTCGCGCTGCGAGCAAATACTTCGTCGTCTGGGTCGTCATTCTGGCAGGGCTCGCTCTCGTCAGGCCGGACCCGTTCATCCCAGTTTTGGACTACGTGTCCCCACTACTCGGGCTAATTATGCTTGGGATGGGGTTGACGCTCCAGCCGGCGGACTTTCAGCGACTGATCAAGGAACCAGTGGATATCGGTATCGGCGCTGTCACGCAGTGGCTGGTGATGCCCGCCGCTGCGTACGGGCTGTATGTCCTGCTCGATCTTCCAGATGCTGTCGGTATCGGTCTCATTCTGGTTGGTGCCGCCCCCGGTGGGACCGCATCGAACGTGATGGCGTATCTCGGTCGGGGCGACGTGGCCCTCTCCGTCGCAATCACGACCCTTACGACCCTTGCAGCACCGATCGTGATGCCGGCCTGGGTGGTGTTTACCCTCGGTGAACAGATAAACGTCACCTTCGCAGAGATGTTCCAGAGCATCATTCAGATCGTCATTATTCCGGTGTTTCTCGGGTTCACGATCCGGTATCTGCTGGACCGCTATTCACCGAAAGCTGCTGAAATCGGTACCGATGTGTTCCCGGTTATCAGTGTTGCCGCCATTGTCGCGATCGTCGCTGGCGTCGTTGGCGCAAACGTGGATAATATTCTCACTGCCGGTCTACTCGTGCTGGTGGCAGTCGTTACTCACAACGCTATCGGGCTTGGCTCGGGGTACGGTGTCGGTCGGGCAACTGGGATGTCAACAGACCGCGTTCGGACCTGTGCGTTCGAGGTCGGCCTCCAGAACAGCGGGCTGGCCGTTGCGCTGGCAACGACCCTGTTTGAGCCTGCGGCCGCACTCATTCCCGCGCTGTTCAGCGTCTGGCATAACATCACAGGGCCGGCGCTGGCAAGCTTCTTTAGCTGGCAGGACAGCGGGCAGAAATCCGTTGAGGCTGTGCCAAGCGACGACTGA
- a CDS encoding lactate utilization protein has translation MSQQKSDFADDADIDESLDELASEETIEETVENLEANGFEVIVVNSADDALAELQSLIPAEASVMNGHSTTLEEIGFDEYLSDGDHGWESLPEEIWSIDDDAKRQAARRESQTADYFLGGINGISQTGELVAADRSGSRIGAYPFAASNVVIVSGVNKIVPTLEDALDRLETVAYPLENERAKEAYGVDSAIAKQLILRQELEEGRTTVVLIREHLGY, from the coding sequence ATGTCTCAACAGAAATCAGATTTCGCTGACGACGCGGATATCGACGAATCACTGGACGAACTGGCCTCCGAAGAAACCATTGAGGAGACCGTCGAGAACTTGGAGGCAAACGGATTCGAGGTCATCGTCGTTAACTCGGCCGACGATGCACTCGCGGAACTGCAGTCACTCATCCCGGCAGAAGCGTCTGTGATGAACGGCCACTCGACGACACTCGAAGAGATCGGGTTCGACGAGTACCTGAGTGATGGGGATCACGGGTGGGAGAGCCTTCCCGAGGAAATCTGGAGTATCGACGACGACGCAAAGCGCCAAGCTGCTCGGCGAGAGTCACAGACGGCCGATTACTTCCTCGGCGGCATCAACGGCATTTCCCAGACCGGCGAACTCGTCGCGGCGGACCGTTCGGGAAGCCGCATCGGTGCGTATCCGTTTGCGGCCAGTAACGTCGTTATCGTCAGTGGTGTGAATAAAATCGTGCCGACGCTTGAGGACGCGCTTGACCGACTGGAAACCGTCGCGTACCCCCTCGAAAACGAGCGTGCAAAGGAGGCCTACGGCGTCGACTCTGCGATCGCCAAGCAACTCATCCTCCGCCAAGAACTCGAAGAGGGTCGCACTACCGTTGTCCTCATCCGCGAACACCTCGGTTATTAA
- a CDS encoding TetR/AcrR family transcriptional regulator: MTDESDALCATEKEIMHATHRALVNSGYAELSISRISDELDKAKSTIYHYYDSKDALLLRFLRFTVDRFEATINTSIGDNPKEDLNHIISTLLPCQLPEEKRQLHSVLVTLSPQALERAVFREQFTEIDTRLATIIEKTVRRGVDADVFRDVDPTHAAEHILATIKGTMYSRLTTNREAATAAAKASLFSYIDSHLIS; encoded by the coding sequence ATGACTGACGAGAGCGATGCCCTGTGTGCAACTGAAAAAGAAATTATGCACGCAACTCACCGGGCGCTTGTTAACAGCGGGTACGCTGAGCTCTCGATATCGCGTATCTCTGATGAGCTTGACAAGGCCAAGTCGACGATATACCACTATTACGACTCAAAAGACGCGCTCCTACTCCGGTTCCTCAGATTCACCGTTGACCGATTCGAGGCGACAATCAACACCAGCATCGGTGACAACCCGAAAGAAGATCTCAACCACATTATTAGCACACTTCTCCCGTGTCAACTACCGGAAGAGAAACGCCAGCTACACAGCGTTTTAGTCACGCTCTCCCCGCAAGCACTTGAGCGGGCGGTGTTTCGCGAGCAGTTCACCGAAATCGATACTCGACTTGCTACAATCATCGAAAAAACTGTTCGGCGAGGCGTTGATGCGGATGTGTTTCGCGATGTCGATCCGACACACGCGGCCGAACACATTCTGGCAACGATTAAAGGAACCATGTATAGCCGCCTCACGACCAACCGTGAAGCCGCGACGGCCGCAGCGAAAGCGTCTCTGTTCTCGTATATCGATTCGCATCTGATTTCGTAG
- a CDS encoding efflux RND transporter permease subunit, which translates to MLDYQKYIDILDDWIVNRDKTVVAVFIVTTLILSAGFGMTATDSGTSQFTDGVPAQEAFDEVNDNFEREPFGEGTGSTTLIQKDQNVLSKPAILNMLEAQNRLTQRESQDVVGTTSVAQAVAQTLDPDAETLPEQIDAVEAASQSEIKSATRTTLERQPAVAGLLSNDLNREEPSASATLTTVTHEVSGVSSSAGTEGSSPLTPIQQEAEFIVSSVDGDISVFGSGLISAELSSVISDSLGLVVPAAVVLILFFLIIAYRDPFDLLIGLVSLAMAIVWTFGFMGWAGIPFTQMLITVPPLLLAIGIDFGIHAVNRYREERVEDVEPTPAMRTATDQLLPAFFIVTGTTVLGFAANGTSQLGPIRDLGFVASVGIIFTFLIFGIFLPSLKHFTDRQRVRYDLPEFSIAPIGSEDSAVGKSLTIGVTIARRAPYVFFALVLVSTAAMGAYGTGIDTRFTTEDFLPPEENPGYVEVLPEAVAPSEYTVTKQINYLEDTFESGESDTVTIYVEGSLQDGTALEEIYRANQDPPDSFVTAGGSADTTSILTVINRYERASPEFRQLVAQNDQNGNGVPDQNLPTIYNALYDSPYGDRAASYMTDDFTRTRVVYSVESDASQQEVTDDTRAVADEFRMEATATGSVVVLKAVSDVIAESAYISLGLAILASAAFLFFAYWLLERRPGLGAANLIPILLTIAALAATMRYLDIPFNVLTGTTLSIGIGLGIDYSAHLVHRFSEEYRGDVGLLEALDISVRGTGGALAGSMVTTTSGTGVLVLAVVPILGQFGLLIALSVLYSFVASILVLPTSIVIWDHSRGTLGTLLSSSQSRSVN; encoded by the coding sequence ATGTTAGACTACCAGAAATATATCGACATCCTAGACGATTGGATTGTCAACCGTGACAAGACAGTCGTCGCTGTGTTCATCGTCACAACCCTCATTCTGTCGGCGGGGTTCGGCATGACTGCGACCGACTCGGGGACATCACAGTTCACCGACGGCGTTCCTGCACAGGAAGCGTTCGACGAGGTGAACGACAACTTCGAACGCGAACCGTTCGGTGAGGGGACTGGCTCCACGACGCTAATCCAGAAAGACCAGAACGTCCTGTCGAAGCCGGCCATCCTCAATATGCTGGAAGCCCAGAACCGGTTGACACAGCGCGAATCACAGGACGTTGTCGGAACGACGAGTGTTGCACAGGCCGTCGCACAGACGCTTGACCCGGACGCGGAGACACTGCCCGAACAGATCGATGCCGTAGAAGCAGCCTCACAGTCGGAAATCAAATCCGCCACTCGAACGACGCTCGAGCGCCAGCCGGCAGTTGCAGGACTTCTCAGCAACGACCTGAACCGAGAAGAGCCGTCTGCATCGGCAACACTGACGACTGTTACCCACGAGGTGTCAGGTGTCTCAAGCAGTGCCGGGACAGAGGGGTCATCACCACTGACGCCCATTCAGCAGGAAGCGGAGTTTATCGTCAGTTCGGTCGACGGTGATATCTCTGTCTTCGGCAGTGGGCTCATTTCTGCAGAACTGAGCAGTGTTATCTCCGATTCGCTGGGACTCGTTGTCCCGGCTGCTGTGGTCCTGATTCTGTTCTTCCTCATTATCGCGTACCGGGACCCGTTTGATCTGCTCATTGGCCTTGTCTCCCTTGCGATGGCGATTGTCTGGACATTCGGGTTCATGGGCTGGGCCGGTATCCCCTTCACGCAGATGTTGATCACAGTCCCGCCGTTGCTCCTCGCCATTGGAATCGACTTTGGGATTCACGCCGTGAACCGATATCGTGAAGAGCGCGTCGAGGATGTCGAGCCGACGCCCGCAATGCGGACCGCAACAGACCAGTTGCTCCCGGCCTTCTTCATCGTGACAGGCACGACAGTTCTGGGATTCGCGGCCAACGGGACCAGTCAGCTTGGTCCGATCCGCGACCTTGGGTTTGTCGCCAGTGTCGGAATCATATTCACGTTCCTTATTTTCGGTATCTTCCTGCCGTCGCTCAAACACTTCACGGACCGGCAGCGGGTGCGATACGACCTCCCCGAATTCAGTATCGCTCCGATCGGCTCTGAGGACTCCGCAGTCGGCAAATCCCTCACTATCGGTGTCACAATCGCCCGCCGGGCCCCGTACGTATTCTTCGCTCTTGTGCTGGTGTCTACGGCAGCCATGGGGGCGTATGGAACTGGAATCGATACCCGGTTCACCACTGAGGACTTCCTCCCACCGGAGGAGAACCCCGGATACGTCGAGGTTCTGCCGGAAGCTGTGGCTCCGAGCGAGTACACAGTCACGAAACAAATAAACTATCTTGAGGACACCTTCGAGAGTGGTGAGAGTGACACAGTAACAATATACGTCGAAGGATCGTTACAGGATGGAACAGCGTTAGAGGAAATCTACCGGGCGAATCAGGACCCGCCTGACTCATTTGTCACAGCCGGCGGAAGTGCAGATACGACAAGTATCCTGACGGTGATTAACCGCTACGAGCGTGCTTCGCCGGAGTTCCGACAACTCGTCGCCCAGAACGACCAGAACGGGAACGGCGTTCCCGACCAGAACCTTCCGACTATCTACAACGCGCTGTATGACTCACCGTACGGTGACCGCGCGGCATCGTACATGACTGACGACTTCACGCGCACGCGAGTTGTATATTCTGTTGAGTCCGATGCGAGTCAACAGGAAGTGACAGATGACACGAGAGCCGTTGCTGATGAGTTCCGGATGGAGGCGACCGCAACCGGTAGCGTTGTGGTATTAAAAGCCGTCTCGGATGTAATCGCAGAGTCGGCGTACATAAGCCTGGGTCTCGCAATTCTCGCGTCTGCAGCGTTCCTGTTCTTCGCCTACTGGCTACTCGAACGCCGTCCCGGGCTCGGGGCTGCGAACCTCATCCCGATACTGCTTACCATTGCTGCCTTGGCTGCGACAATGCGGTATCTGGACATCCCATTTAATGTCCTCACCGGAACGACGTTATCGATCGGAATTGGGCTCGGTATCGATTACTCTGCCCACCTCGTCCATCGGTTCTCCGAGGAGTACCGGGGCGACGTCGGCTTGCTCGAAGCACTCGACATTAGCGTCCGGGGAACAGGTGGCGCATTGGCGGGCAGTATGGTCACCACAACATCTGGCACCGGAGTACTCGTCCTCGCAGTCGTCCCGATCCTGGGTCAGTTCGGGTTGCTGATCGCCCTCAGCGTCCTCTATTCGTTCGTAGCGTCCATACTGGTCCTTCCGACCTCGATCGTTATCTGGGACCATAGCCGTGGAACGCTTGGGACACTGCTCTCGTCGAGCCAATCACGGAGTGTGAATTAA